A DNA window from Macadamia integrifolia cultivar HAES 741 chromosome 4, SCU_Mint_v3, whole genome shotgun sequence contains the following coding sequences:
- the LOC122076961 gene encoding peroxidase 46-like: MEQRLMMITFYSLILVTTFTSLFLGVWASPSLSFNFYAASCPTAEFMVRNTVRSASSLDLTLPGKLLRLVFHDCMVEGCDGSVLLEGNGTERSDPANTSLGGFSVVESAKELLELFCPATVSCADILALAARDAVEFAGGPHVQVLTGRRDGRVSLASNVRPNIVDTSFTLDEMIQLFSSKGLSLDDLVTLSGAHTVGSAHCSAFKDRFQEDSEGNLTLIDSSLDKIYADELTKRCPADASFSTTVNNDPETSMTFDNQYYRNLLFHKGLFQSDSVLFSDERTMVKVEELSKSQESFFEKWEQSFFKLINIGVKTDNEGEIRRSCTSING; the protein is encoded by the exons ATGGAGCAGAGACTGATGATGATAACCTTCTACAGCTTAATCCTTGTTACTACCtttacttctcttttcttagGGGTCTGGGCTTCTCCCAGCCTATCCTTTAACTTCTATGCAGCTTCTTGCCCAACAGCAGAATTTATGGTGAGAAACACAGTAAGGTCTGCATCATCCCTTGACCTAACCCTACCTGGAAAGCTCCTTCGCTTAGTGTTCCATGACTGCATGGTAGAG GGTTGTGATGGATCTGTTCTCCTAGAAGGAAATGGGACAGAGAGGAGTGACCCAGCCAACACATCCCTTGGAGGCTTTTCTGTGGTGGAGTCTGCCAAAGAGCTACTTGAACTTTTCTGCCCAGCTACTGTTTCTTGTGCTGATATCCTTGCTTTGGCTGCTAGAGATGCTGTTGAattt GCTGGAGGACCTCATGTTCAGGTTCTGACAGGGAGGAGAGATGGGAGAGTGTCCTTAGCTTCAAATGTGAGGCCCAACATTGTAGACACAAGCTTCACCCTGGATGAGATGATTCAGCTCTTCTCCTCTAAAGGGTTGTCTCTGGATGACCTTGTCACCCTTTCAG GAGCACACACCGTAGGATCAGCACATTGTAGTGCATTCAAAGATAGGTTCCAAGAGGACTCAGAAGGGAATCTGACACTAATTGATTCATCATTAGACAAAATTTATGCTGATGAACTCACAAAGAGGTGCCCTGCAGATGCAAGTTTTTCTACAACTGTCAACAATGATCCTGAAACATCAATGACGTTTGATAATCAGTACTATAGGAACCTCTTATTCCATAAAGGGCTCTTCCAGTCAGATTCAGTTTTGTTTAGTGATGAAAGAACAATGGTAAAAGTAGAGGAGCTTTCTAAAAGCCAAGAAAGTTTCTTTGAGAAATGGGAGCAGTCATTTTTTAAGCTTATAAACATTGGAGTGAAGACAGACAATGAAGGAGAGATACGTAGATCATGTACATCAATCAATGGATGA
- the LOC122076959 gene encoding ubiquitin receptor RAD23b-like isoform X1 — protein sequence MKLTVKTLKGSHFEIRVQPSDMIMAVKKNIEDVQGKDSYPCGQQLLIHNGKVLKDDTTLEENKVSEDGFLVVMLSKSKTLGSTGASSAQAPTTAAAAAPTNAAAPAPTTAASSVPTAAADATSQAPVPIDDAYGQAASNLVAGSNLEQTIQQIMDMGGGNWDKETVTLALRAAYNNPERAIDYLYSGIPETAEIAVPVARLPLNPASGGANPTNPTSVARTAPVAGGPNSSPLNLFPQEALNSGAAGDGSLDFLRNNQQFQALRSMVQSNPQILQPMLQELSKQNPQLLRLIQEHHAEFLQLINEPLEEGAEGDLFESAEQDMPHAISVTPAEQQILERLEAMGFDRALVIEAFLACDRNEELAVNYLLENAGDYED from the exons ATCATGGCTGTAAAGAAGAATATTGAAGATGTACAGGGAAAGGACAGCTATCCATGTGGGCAACAATTATTGATTCATAATGGAAAGGTGTTGAAAGATGATACTACTCTGGAAGAGAACAAAGTCAGTGAAGATGGTTTTCTTGTTGTCATGCTTAGCAAG AGCAAAACCTTGGGATCAACGGGGGCCTCATCTGCTCAG GCACCAACAACTGCAGCAGCAGCTGCACCAACAAATGCAGCAGCACCTGCACCAACAACTGCAGCATCTTCTGTTCCCACTGCTGCAGCTGATGCTACTTCACAAGCACC GGTGCCTATTGATGATGCCTATGGTCAAGCTGCATCCAATTTAGTTGCTGGTAGTAATCTTGAGCAGACTATTCAACAAATAATGGATATGGGTGGTGGTAACTGGGATAAGGAGACTGTTACACTTGCTCTTCGTGCAGCGTACAACAATCCAGAGCGTgccattgattatttatattCT GGTATTCCAGAAACTGCAGAGATTGCTGTTCCTGTAGCTCGTCTTCCTTTGAATCCAGCATCTGGTGGTGCTAACCCCACTAATCCAACAAGTGTAGCAAGAACTGCACCTGTTGCCGGAGGGCCTAATTCTTCTCCTCTGAATTTGTTTCCACAG GAGGCTCTCAATTCTGGTGCTGCTGGGGATGGATCCCTTGATTTCCTCAGAAATAACCAACAG TTCCAAGCATTGCGTTCAATGGTGCAGTCAAATCCACAAATTCTACAG CCAATGCTTCAGGAGCTGAGCAAGCAAAATCCCCAACTTCTTAGATTGATCCAGGAGCATCATGCAGAGTTTCTTCAATTAATAAATGAACCTCTTGAAGAAGGTGCTGAAGG GGATCTGTTTGAGTCAGCTGAGCAAGACATGCCCCATGCAATTAGTGTTACACCAGCAGAGCAGCAGATTCTTGAACGT CTTGAAGCTATGGGTTTTGACAGAGCCCTTGTCATCGAGGCTTTTTTGGCATGTGACCGTAATGAGGAATTGGCAGTCAACTACTTGCTGGAGAATGCTGGGGATTATGAAGATTAA
- the LOC122076959 gene encoding ubiquitin receptor RAD23b-like isoform X2, with product MKLTVKTLKGSHFEIRVQPSDMIMAVKKNIEDVQGKDSYPCGQQLLIHNGKVLKDDTTLEENKVSEDGFLVVMLSKSKTLGSTGASSAQAPTTAAAAAPTNAAAPAPTTAASSVPTAAADATSQAPVPIDDAYGQAASNLVAGSNLEQTIQQIMDMGGGNWDKETVTLALRAAYNNPERAIDYLYSGIPETAEIAVPVARLPLNPASGGANPTNPTSVARTAPVAGGPNSSPLNLFPQEALNSGAAGDGSLDFLRNNQQPMLQELSKQNPQLLRLIQEHHAEFLQLINEPLEEGAEGDLFESAEQDMPHAISVTPAEQQILERLEAMGFDRALVIEAFLACDRNEELAVNYLLENAGDYED from the exons ATCATGGCTGTAAAGAAGAATATTGAAGATGTACAGGGAAAGGACAGCTATCCATGTGGGCAACAATTATTGATTCATAATGGAAAGGTGTTGAAAGATGATACTACTCTGGAAGAGAACAAAGTCAGTGAAGATGGTTTTCTTGTTGTCATGCTTAGCAAG AGCAAAACCTTGGGATCAACGGGGGCCTCATCTGCTCAG GCACCAACAACTGCAGCAGCAGCTGCACCAACAAATGCAGCAGCACCTGCACCAACAACTGCAGCATCTTCTGTTCCCACTGCTGCAGCTGATGCTACTTCACAAGCACC GGTGCCTATTGATGATGCCTATGGTCAAGCTGCATCCAATTTAGTTGCTGGTAGTAATCTTGAGCAGACTATTCAACAAATAATGGATATGGGTGGTGGTAACTGGGATAAGGAGACTGTTACACTTGCTCTTCGTGCAGCGTACAACAATCCAGAGCGTgccattgattatttatattCT GGTATTCCAGAAACTGCAGAGATTGCTGTTCCTGTAGCTCGTCTTCCTTTGAATCCAGCATCTGGTGGTGCTAACCCCACTAATCCAACAAGTGTAGCAAGAACTGCACCTGTTGCCGGAGGGCCTAATTCTTCTCCTCTGAATTTGTTTCCACAG GAGGCTCTCAATTCTGGTGCTGCTGGGGATGGATCCCTTGATTTCCTCAGAAATAACCAACAG CCAATGCTTCAGGAGCTGAGCAAGCAAAATCCCCAACTTCTTAGATTGATCCAGGAGCATCATGCAGAGTTTCTTCAATTAATAAATGAACCTCTTGAAGAAGGTGCTGAAGG GGATCTGTTTGAGTCAGCTGAGCAAGACATGCCCCATGCAATTAGTGTTACACCAGCAGAGCAGCAGATTCTTGAACGT CTTGAAGCTATGGGTTTTGACAGAGCCCTTGTCATCGAGGCTTTTTTGGCATGTGACCGTAATGAGGAATTGGCAGTCAACTACTTGCTGGAGAATGCTGGGGATTATGAAGATTAA